In Oncorhynchus clarkii lewisi isolate Uvic-CL-2024 chromosome 16, UVic_Ocla_1.0, whole genome shotgun sequence, one genomic interval encodes:
- the LOC139368895 gene encoding zinc fingers and homeoboxes protein 3 isoform X1 has translation MASKRKSTIPCMIPHKTMHLREELEQDSCLSDPLSLLRQAREQGYPSMGASGNGQSPRERSPGKSSRPEGGNDVKDGCGTYTCRPCNFETQDLNLFLDHVYSGHPDFRADPSFQCVDCGVSAAKFEGLALHNAQVHPSTVCTTLQLRRRDRRVVVEQSLVTGSETGRDTEITITKTPIMRMMKGKSESKRFVVSHSSPDEPSPDPLPISKSKEMERKETPTVTVTHVPTIVHNGTATKVTLPSAIQIVNGSGTLPMLKTAITQVVSVVQNRNVYHQTAPITVSAALSSSTSSSSTSSKNMPKVMIPLSSIPTYSASMDSSSFLKTSFSKFPYPTKAELCYLTVVTKFPEEQINIWFTAQRLKQGISWSPEEIEEARKKMFNTIIQTAPPSTQYQPLSQTHHSPAQHTIRVLPASLGPTGIPHILQGSLVGQGGVIVTQPMMANSIQVNSAPMALAVTPKHQAAARPMMQARPAAALVADKGISMVVESSSIGNIIISSRSSNSGGSTSSISSTSNSRNGAGSSISSTSNGGGSTSSNISSSRSSYNSSSFSSHASVINLSFGNNRGNSIYSNGKVINANGKINHAIANLSGKSNSNAISMVKSSSTDSRCNSSSTIAKMISESQVTADIKSTMDNKPNSSKDTNSSSLSNKKTITTTSGPTATTTPTATTTSNPTTTSNPTTTKTEAASSPSTKPSSSSSPAQSGSTDASGTPSSRTLPNTFLDPGFYKSKKTVEQLSALKESFTNNQFPNQEEVDRLISFTSLTVREVRKWFSDRRYHFRNLKGGRSSTGGQGGASATTTPGSASATTTPGTPRGNSATPMDLSDTATPSENTKTSQQGLAALSPPPSQTPTSPTTPSRRPPRPPSPDFTAIRYKERDPQQVRALEASFSQDPDPPGEEVDRLRAETKMTRREIHGWFAERRKRVAAEKKKEELERAEQADEMEAGGGEEGVKSKDDVGVKKEEDGSGSELKVNPIKINLKMLKVTESDGKLESEGGQADSPTMPNLSLSTDPTSTPTLTPAPSTIPSLTPKPSPSPKPSPSTAPSSTPALKPSASPKPSPIRGKKTLEQLHLLKQVFVRTQWPSAAQYDELISSTGLPRPEVVRWFGDCRYVQKNGQLKWLEAYQTMVLKEDFQRGDTQMLKAHLEAHGSLEEEQVLELAQASGLTEELVRHWFSTQAPILLQGKDSAVAATEETPVAGGITHNPAPMVEGSSEPVQGEEKMEQSVCGGAKDERSVDPKAVNPEKGTD, from the exons ATGGCCAGCAAGAGGAAATCCACCATACCCTGCATGATCCCCCATAAGACCATGCACCTCCGGGAGGAGCTGGAGCAGGACTCATGCCTGTCAgaccctctctcgctcctccgaCAGGCCCGGGAACAGGGCTACCCCTCTATGGGTGCGAGCGGTAACGGGCAGAGCCCCCGGGAGCGATCCCCAGGCAAATCCTCCAGGCCTGAAGGGGGCAATGATGTCAAAGATGGGTGTGGCACCTACACTTGCAGGCCGTGTAACTTTGAGACCCAGGACCTAAACCTGTTCCTGGATCACGTCTACAGTGGCCACCCGGACTTCAGAGCTGACCCCAGCTTCCAGTGCGTGGACTGTGGGGTGTCAGCGGCCAAGTTTGAGGGCTTGGCCCTGCACAATGCCCAGGTCCACCCCAGCACAGTGTGCACCACCCTGCAGCtgaggaggagggacaggagggtggTGGTGGAGCAGAGTCTGGTGACAGGGTCAGAGACCGGGAGGGACACCGAGATCACCATCACAAAGACCCCCATCATGAGGATGATGAAAGGGAAGTCAGAGTCCAAGAGGTTTGTGGTGTCCCATTCCTCTCCTGATGAACCCTCCCCagaccccctccccatctctaagtccaaggagatggagagaaaagagaccCCCACAGTGACGGTTACCCACGTTCCAACCATAGTGCACAACGGGACAGCCACCAAGGTCACGCTCCCCTCTGCTATCCAGATAGTGAACGGCTCGGGGACTCTGCCCATGCTCAAAACTGCCATCACACAG GTGGTGTCAGTGGTCCAGAACAGGAACGTCTACCATCAGACAGCTCCCATTACAGTGTccgctgctctctcctcctccacgtcCTCCTCATCCACCTCCTCCAAGAACATGCCCAAG GTGATGATCCCTCTGAGCAGCATCCCAACCTACAGCGCCTCTATGGACTCTTCCTCCTTCCTCAAGACGTCCTTCAGTAAGTTCCCCTATCCCACCAAGGCAGAGCTCTGCTACCTCACCGTGGTCACCAAGTTCCCAGAGGAGCAGATCAACATCTGGTTCACCGCCCAGAGACTGAAGCAGGGCATCAGCTGGTCTccagaggagatagaggaggccaGGAAGAAGATGTTCAACACCATCATACAGACAGCTCCCCCTAGCACCCAGTACCAGCCATTGAGCCAGACCCACCACAGTCCAGCCCAGCACACCATCAGggtcctgcctgcctctctgggGCCTACAGGgatccctcacatcctccagggCTCTCTGGTGGGTCAGGGAGGGGTGATTGTCACCCAGCCCATGATGGCCAACAGCATCCAGGTCAACAGTGCCCCCATGGCCCTGGCGGTCACACCCAAGCACCAGGCTGCAGCCCGCCCTATGATGCAGGCCCGGCCTGCTGCCGCCCTAGTGGCCGATAAGGGGATCAGCATGGTGGTGGAGAGCAGTAGTATTGGAAACATCATCATCAGTAGCCGTAGTAGTAATAGTGGAGGGAGtactagtagtatcagtagtactAGTAATAGTAGAAATGGTGCAGGgagtagtattagtagtactaGTAATGGTGGAGGGAGTACtagtagtaacatcagtagtagCCGTAGTAGTTACAATAGCAGTAGTTTCAGCAGCCATGCTAGTGTTATTAACCTTAGCTTTGGCAACAACAGGGGGAACAGCATTTATAGCAATGGAAAAGTCATCAACGCCAATGGTAAAATCAACCATGCTATTGCTAATCTCAGTGGGAAAAGCAACAGCAATGCTATCAGCATGGTTAAAAGCAGCAGCACTGACAGTAGGTGCAACAGCAGCAGTACTATTGCTAAAATGATAAGTGAAAGTCAAGTAACCGCTGATATTAAAAGCACCATGGACAACAAACCCAACAGCAGCAAAGATACTAACAGCAGCAGCTTGAGCAACAAGAAAACAATCACCACAACCAGTGGCCCCACAGCCACAACTACCCCTACTGCCACCACCACCagtaaccccaccaccaccagtaaccccaccaccaccaaaacagaggcggcatcttccccctccaccaaaccttcctcctcatcttctccgGCGCAGAGCGGGAGCACCGACGCCAGTGGAACCCCCAGCTCCAGAACGCTCCCCAACACCTTCCTGGACCCCGGCTTCTACAAGAGCAAGAAGACAGTGGAGCAACTGAGTGCGCTCAAAGAGAGCTTCACCAACAACCAGTTCCCCAACCAGGAAGAGGTGGACCGTCTCATCTCCTTCACCAGCCTGACCGTGCGCGAGGTCCGTAAGTGGTTCAGTGACCGCCGCTACCACTTCCGCAACCTCAAGGGGGGGCGTTCGAGCACGGGCGGTCAGGGGGGTGCTAGTGCAACGACCACACCCGGGTCAGCTAGCGCAACGACCACACCCGGGACGCCCCGTGGTAACAGTGCTACCCCCATGGACCTCTCGGACACTGCCACTCCCAGTGAGAATACTAAAACCTCCCAGCAGGGGTTGGCAGCCCTCAGCCCCCCTCCCTCACAGACAcccacctcccccaccaccccGTCCAGACGGCCACCCAGACCCCCCTCCCCAGACTTCACAGCCATCCGCTACAAAGAGAGGGACCCTCAGCAG GTGAGGGCGCTAGAGGCCAGCTTCAGCCAGGACCCTGACCCACCTGGAGAAGAGGTGGACCGCCTCCGGGCCGAGACCAAAATGACCCGTAGAGAGATCCACGGCTGGTTCGCTGAACGCAGGAAGAGAGTCGCTgctgagaagaagaaagaggagttGGAGAGGGCGGAGCAAGCGGATGAGATGGaagcagggggaggggaggagggagttaAGAGTAAGGATGATGTCGGGGtgaagaaagaggaggatggtTCAGGCTCCGAGCTGAAGGTGAACCCCATTAAGATCAACCTGAAGATGCTCAAAGTGACTGAGTCAGATGGCAAACTGGAGTCTGAGGGAGGGCAGGCAGACAGCCCCACCATGcctaacctgtctctctccacagaCCCAACATCAACCCCCACCCTTACCCCTGCTCCATCCACAATTCCAAGTCTAACCCCAAAGCCATCTCCATCACCTAAACCCTCCCCCTCTACAGCACCATCTTCCACCCCTGCCCTCAAGCCCTCCGCGTcccccaaaccctcccctatccgGGGTAAGAAGACGTTAGAGCAGCTCCACCTCCTGAAGCAGGTGTTTGTCCGGACCCAGTGGCCCAGCGCAGCCCAGTATGACGAGCTGATCTCTTCCACAGGGCTGCCCAGGCCTGAGGTAGTGCGTTGGTTCGGGGACTGTCGCTACGTGCAGAAGAACGGCCAGCTTAAGTGGCTGGAGGCCTACCAGACTATGGTCCTGAAGGAGGACTTCCAGAGGGGAGACACTCAGATGCTCAAGGCCCATCTGGAGGCCCACGGGAGTCTGGAGGAAGAACAG GTGTTGGAGCTGGCCCAGGCTAGTGGGCTGACCGAAGAGCTGGTACGACACTGGTTCTCTACCCAGGCTCCTATACTGCTGCAGGGGAAGGACAGTGCTGTTGCAGCCACAGAGGAGACACCCGTGGCAGGAGGAATAACACACAACCCAGCACCCATGGTGGAAGGATCGTCAGAGCCGGTTCAAGGTGAGGAGAAGATGGAACAGTCGGTGTGTGGAGGAGCGAAAGATGAGAGAAGCGTGGACCCCAAGGCTGTGAATCCTGAGAAAG GAACAGACTGA
- the LOC139368895 gene encoding zinc fingers and homeoboxes protein 3 isoform X2 encodes MASKRKSTIPCMIPHKTMHLREELEQDSCLSDPLSLLRQAREQGYPSMGASGNGQSPRERSPGKSSRPEGGNDVKDGCGTYTCRPCNFETQDLNLFLDHVYSGHPDFRADPSFQCVDCGVSAAKFEGLALHNAQVHPSTVCTTLQLRRRDRRVVVEQSLVTGSETGRDTEITITKTPIMRMMKGKSESKRFVVSHSSPDEPSPDPLPISKSKEMERKETPTVTVTHVPTIVHNGTATKVTLPSAIQIVNGSGTLPMLKTAITQVVSVVQNRNVYHQTAPITVSAALSSSTSSSSTSSKNMPKVMIPLSSIPTYSASMDSSSFLKTSFSKFPYPTKAELCYLTVVTKFPEEQINIWFTAQRLKQGISWSPEEIEEARKKMFNTIIQTAPPSTQYQPLSQTHHSPAQHTIRVLPASLGPTGIPHILQGSLVGQGGVIVTQPMMANSIQVNSAPMALAVTPKHQAAARPMMQARPAAALVADKGISMVVESSSIGNIIISSRSSNSGGSTSSISSTSNSRNGAGSSISSTSNGGGSTSSNISSSRSSYNSSSFSSHASVINLSFGNNRGNSIYSNGKVINANGKINHAIANLSGKSNSNAISMVKSSSTDSRCNSSSTIAKMISESQVTADIKSTMDNKPNSSKDTNSSSLSNKKTITTTSGPTATTTPTATTTSNPTTTSNPTTTKTEAASSPSTKPSSSSSPAQSGSTDASGTPSSRTLPNTFLDPGFYKSKKTVEQLSALKESFTNNQFPNQEEVDRLISFTSLTVREVRKWFSDRRYHFRNLKGGRSSTGGQGGASATTTPGSASATTTPGTPRGNSATPMDLSDTATPSENTKTSQQGLAALSPPPSQTPTSPTTPSRRPPRPPSPDFTAIRYKERDPQQVRALEASFSQDPDPPGEEVDRLRAETKMTRREIHGWFAERRKRVAAEKKKEELERAEQADEMEAGGGEEGVKSKDDVGVKKEEDGSGSELKVNPIKINLKMLKVTESDGKLESEGGQADSPTMPNLSLSTDPTSTPTLTPAPSTIPSLTPKPSPSPKPSPSTAPSSTPALKPSASPKPSPIRGKKTLEQLHLLKQVFVRTQWPSAAQYDELISSTGLPRPEVVRWFGDCRYVQKNGQLKWLEAYQTMVLKEDFQRGDTQMLKAHLEAHGSLEEEQVLELAQASGLTEELVRHWFSTQAPILLQGKDSAVAATEETPVAGGITHNPAPMVEGSSEPVQGTD; translated from the exons ATGGCCAGCAAGAGGAAATCCACCATACCCTGCATGATCCCCCATAAGACCATGCACCTCCGGGAGGAGCTGGAGCAGGACTCATGCCTGTCAgaccctctctcgctcctccgaCAGGCCCGGGAACAGGGCTACCCCTCTATGGGTGCGAGCGGTAACGGGCAGAGCCCCCGGGAGCGATCCCCAGGCAAATCCTCCAGGCCTGAAGGGGGCAATGATGTCAAAGATGGGTGTGGCACCTACACTTGCAGGCCGTGTAACTTTGAGACCCAGGACCTAAACCTGTTCCTGGATCACGTCTACAGTGGCCACCCGGACTTCAGAGCTGACCCCAGCTTCCAGTGCGTGGACTGTGGGGTGTCAGCGGCCAAGTTTGAGGGCTTGGCCCTGCACAATGCCCAGGTCCACCCCAGCACAGTGTGCACCACCCTGCAGCtgaggaggagggacaggagggtggTGGTGGAGCAGAGTCTGGTGACAGGGTCAGAGACCGGGAGGGACACCGAGATCACCATCACAAAGACCCCCATCATGAGGATGATGAAAGGGAAGTCAGAGTCCAAGAGGTTTGTGGTGTCCCATTCCTCTCCTGATGAACCCTCCCCagaccccctccccatctctaagtccaaggagatggagagaaaagagaccCCCACAGTGACGGTTACCCACGTTCCAACCATAGTGCACAACGGGACAGCCACCAAGGTCACGCTCCCCTCTGCTATCCAGATAGTGAACGGCTCGGGGACTCTGCCCATGCTCAAAACTGCCATCACACAG GTGGTGTCAGTGGTCCAGAACAGGAACGTCTACCATCAGACAGCTCCCATTACAGTGTccgctgctctctcctcctccacgtcCTCCTCATCCACCTCCTCCAAGAACATGCCCAAG GTGATGATCCCTCTGAGCAGCATCCCAACCTACAGCGCCTCTATGGACTCTTCCTCCTTCCTCAAGACGTCCTTCAGTAAGTTCCCCTATCCCACCAAGGCAGAGCTCTGCTACCTCACCGTGGTCACCAAGTTCCCAGAGGAGCAGATCAACATCTGGTTCACCGCCCAGAGACTGAAGCAGGGCATCAGCTGGTCTccagaggagatagaggaggccaGGAAGAAGATGTTCAACACCATCATACAGACAGCTCCCCCTAGCACCCAGTACCAGCCATTGAGCCAGACCCACCACAGTCCAGCCCAGCACACCATCAGggtcctgcctgcctctctgggGCCTACAGGgatccctcacatcctccagggCTCTCTGGTGGGTCAGGGAGGGGTGATTGTCACCCAGCCCATGATGGCCAACAGCATCCAGGTCAACAGTGCCCCCATGGCCCTGGCGGTCACACCCAAGCACCAGGCTGCAGCCCGCCCTATGATGCAGGCCCGGCCTGCTGCCGCCCTAGTGGCCGATAAGGGGATCAGCATGGTGGTGGAGAGCAGTAGTATTGGAAACATCATCATCAGTAGCCGTAGTAGTAATAGTGGAGGGAGtactagtagtatcagtagtactAGTAATAGTAGAAATGGTGCAGGgagtagtattagtagtactaGTAATGGTGGAGGGAGTACtagtagtaacatcagtagtagCCGTAGTAGTTACAATAGCAGTAGTTTCAGCAGCCATGCTAGTGTTATTAACCTTAGCTTTGGCAACAACAGGGGGAACAGCATTTATAGCAATGGAAAAGTCATCAACGCCAATGGTAAAATCAACCATGCTATTGCTAATCTCAGTGGGAAAAGCAACAGCAATGCTATCAGCATGGTTAAAAGCAGCAGCACTGACAGTAGGTGCAACAGCAGCAGTACTATTGCTAAAATGATAAGTGAAAGTCAAGTAACCGCTGATATTAAAAGCACCATGGACAACAAACCCAACAGCAGCAAAGATACTAACAGCAGCAGCTTGAGCAACAAGAAAACAATCACCACAACCAGTGGCCCCACAGCCACAACTACCCCTACTGCCACCACCACCagtaaccccaccaccaccagtaaccccaccaccaccaaaacagaggcggcatcttccccctccaccaaaccttcctcctcatcttctccgGCGCAGAGCGGGAGCACCGACGCCAGTGGAACCCCCAGCTCCAGAACGCTCCCCAACACCTTCCTGGACCCCGGCTTCTACAAGAGCAAGAAGACAGTGGAGCAACTGAGTGCGCTCAAAGAGAGCTTCACCAACAACCAGTTCCCCAACCAGGAAGAGGTGGACCGTCTCATCTCCTTCACCAGCCTGACCGTGCGCGAGGTCCGTAAGTGGTTCAGTGACCGCCGCTACCACTTCCGCAACCTCAAGGGGGGGCGTTCGAGCACGGGCGGTCAGGGGGGTGCTAGTGCAACGACCACACCCGGGTCAGCTAGCGCAACGACCACACCCGGGACGCCCCGTGGTAACAGTGCTACCCCCATGGACCTCTCGGACACTGCCACTCCCAGTGAGAATACTAAAACCTCCCAGCAGGGGTTGGCAGCCCTCAGCCCCCCTCCCTCACAGACAcccacctcccccaccaccccGTCCAGACGGCCACCCAGACCCCCCTCCCCAGACTTCACAGCCATCCGCTACAAAGAGAGGGACCCTCAGCAG GTGAGGGCGCTAGAGGCCAGCTTCAGCCAGGACCCTGACCCACCTGGAGAAGAGGTGGACCGCCTCCGGGCCGAGACCAAAATGACCCGTAGAGAGATCCACGGCTGGTTCGCTGAACGCAGGAAGAGAGTCGCTgctgagaagaagaaagaggagttGGAGAGGGCGGAGCAAGCGGATGAGATGGaagcagggggaggggaggagggagttaAGAGTAAGGATGATGTCGGGGtgaagaaagaggaggatggtTCAGGCTCCGAGCTGAAGGTGAACCCCATTAAGATCAACCTGAAGATGCTCAAAGTGACTGAGTCAGATGGCAAACTGGAGTCTGAGGGAGGGCAGGCAGACAGCCCCACCATGcctaacctgtctctctccacagaCCCAACATCAACCCCCACCCTTACCCCTGCTCCATCCACAATTCCAAGTCTAACCCCAAAGCCATCTCCATCACCTAAACCCTCCCCCTCTACAGCACCATCTTCCACCCCTGCCCTCAAGCCCTCCGCGTcccccaaaccctcccctatccgGGGTAAGAAGACGTTAGAGCAGCTCCACCTCCTGAAGCAGGTGTTTGTCCGGACCCAGTGGCCCAGCGCAGCCCAGTATGACGAGCTGATCTCTTCCACAGGGCTGCCCAGGCCTGAGGTAGTGCGTTGGTTCGGGGACTGTCGCTACGTGCAGAAGAACGGCCAGCTTAAGTGGCTGGAGGCCTACCAGACTATGGTCCTGAAGGAGGACTTCCAGAGGGGAGACACTCAGATGCTCAAGGCCCATCTGGAGGCCCACGGGAGTCTGGAGGAAGAACAG GTGTTGGAGCTGGCCCAGGCTAGTGGGCTGACCGAAGAGCTGGTACGACACTGGTTCTCTACCCAGGCTCCTATACTGCTGCAGGGGAAGGACAGTGCTGTTGCAGCCACAGAGGAGACACCCGTGGCAGGAGGAATAACACACAACCCAGCACCCATGGTGGAAGGATCGTCAGAGCCGGTTCAAG GAACAGACTGA
- the LOC139367364 gene encoding 1-phosphatidylinositol 4,5-bisphosphate phosphodiesterase gamma-1, producing the protein MSGDHGERDSQVNSGSRANDTHKHKDKHKEHRRKEHKKDKERDKAKHSNSEHREHSEKKHRDKEKERVKHSDGSVDRHREKQKEKDKEKRREEKVKTSHVEGKPKKEKENGHAREMWNSPSPPAIKSEPEEDNGLYPSPKHNKTLKRERDEEEFEYKPKKIKTENGKKAKKRKQEYEDEEEEEDIKPKKKTKDKKAGADGKKAKKETEEKWKWWEEERSTDGSKWKFLEHKGPVLAPPYEPLPGHVRFFYDGKLLRLSAPAEEVATFFAKMLDHEYTTKEMFRKNFYKDWRKVVVRPDGKGSRLHVFSLLPAASPRAGQVLDIAANTQEELKEWVIKIREVTMTSEAKLEEGKMMERRKKIALELSDLVIYCRPVPFDEDKIGTERACFRDMSSFPETKAEKYVNRIKGKRFLQYNRLQLSRIYPRGQRLDSSNYDPLPMWLCGSQLVALNFQTADKPMQMNQALFMLNGRSGYVLQPPIMRDDNFDPFDRHTLRGLESVTLQIEVLGARHLPKHGRGIVCPLIEIEVCGAEYDSAKQKTDSEADNGLNPTWPRKPFQFTVCNSAFAFLRFVVYEIDMFSDQNFLAQASFPINSLKTGYRSVPLKNSCNEDLELASLLVHMDITRSRAENGEVLSPFLPVGGVSAAVVTQTGRERLGETGSTSSASSMSPLPQSPAAQTQTQAYRGREGSFEARYQTPLDDFRVSQEALLDLDPQNRRMMRRTRVGGENRV; encoded by the exons TGAACACAGGGAGCACTCTGAGAAGAAGCACAGAgacaaggagaaggagagggtgaagCACAGCGACGGGAGTGTCGACAGGCacagggagaaacagaaggagaaagacaaagagaagagaagagaggaaaag GTCAAAACCTCCCATGTTGAAGGCAAGCCCAAGAAGGAGAAAGAAAACGGTCATGCGAG GGAGATGTGGAACAGCCCCAGCCCTCCTGCCATTAAGAGTGAACCAGAGGAGGACAACGGCTTGTACCCCTCTCCCAAACACAACAAGactctgaagagagagagagatgaggagga ATTTGAATACAAGCCCAAAAAGATCAAGACAGAGAATGGCAAGAAGGCAAAGAAGAGAAAACAGGAAtatgaagatgaggaggaggaagag GACATAAAACCCAAGAAGAAGACAAAAGACAAGAAAGCAGGAGCGGATGGCAAGAAAGCCAAGAAGGAAACAGAGGAGAAGTGGAAATG gtgggaggaggagagatctacTGATGGCTCCAAATGGAAGTTTCTGGAACACAAGGGACCTGTTCTTGCTCCTCCATATGAACCCCTACCTGGCCATGTCAGGTTTTTCTACGATG GTAAGCTCCTGAGACTAAGTGCCCCAGCAGAGGAGGTGGCTACGTTCTTTGCTAAGATGCTGGACCATGAGTACACAACCAAGGAAATGTTTAGGAAGAACTTCTACAAGGACTGGAGAAAGGTAG tgGTGCGGCCTGATGGTAAGGGAAGCAGGCTGCATGTGTTctccctcctcccagctgcctctCCGAGGGCAGGGCAGGTCTTGGACATCGCTGCCAATACCCAGGAGGAGCTCAAGGAGTGGGTCATCAAGATCAGAGAGGTCACCATGACATCAGAGGCCAAG ctggaggaggggaagatgatggagagaaggaagaagatCGCTCTGGAGCTGTCTGACCTGGTCATCTACTGTAGACCTGTACCCTTCGACGAGGACA AGATTGGGACAGAGCGGGCGTGTTTCCGGGACATGTCTTCGTTCCCGGAGACCAAGGCAGAGAAATATGTGAACCGGATCAAGGGGAAGAGGTTCCTGCAGTACAACCGGCTGCAGCTGTCCCGTATCTACCCCCGTGGACAGAGGCTGGACTCCTCCAACTACGACCCTCTGCCCATGTGGCTCTGTGGATCCCAGCTGGTTGCGCTGAACTTCCAGACTGCAG acaAGCCCATGCAGATGAACCAGGCTCTGTTCATGTTGAACGGGAGGAGTGGCTACGTCCTCCAGCCACCAATCATGAGAGACGACAACTTTGACCCCTTTGACCGACACACACTGAGGGGCCTTGAGTCAGTCACCCTGCAGATAGAG GTGTTGGGTGCTCGTCACCTGCCTAAACACGGTCGTGGCATCGTGTGCCCCCTGATCGAGATCGAGGTGTGTGGTGCAGAATATGACAGTGCCAAGCAGAAGACTGACTCAGAGG CGGATAATGGTCTGAACCCCACGTGGCCTCGGAAGCCTTTCCAGTTCACCGTGTGCAACTCTGCCTTTGCCTTCCTGCGCTTTGTGGTGTATGAGATTGACATGTTCAGCGACCAGAACTTCCTGGCTCAGGCCAGCTTCCCCATCAACAGCCTCAAGACAG GTTACCGGTCAGTCCCTCTGAAGAACAGCTGTAATGAGGATCTGGAGCTGGCCTCTCTGCTGGTGCACATGGACATCACCCGGAGCAGG GCTGAAAATGGGGAGGTGCTGAGCCCGTTCCTGCCGGTAGGAGGTGTCTCTGCAGCGGTGGTTACCCAGACAGGGCGTGAGCGTCTGGGGGAGACAGGCTCCACGTCCTCAGCCTCCTCCATGTCCCCTCTGCCCCAGTCCCCAGCAGCCCAGACCCAGACACAGGCCTACAGAGGCAGGGAGGGCTCCTTCGAGGCCCGCTACCAGACACCTCTGGATGACTTCAGAGTATCACAGGAGGCTCTGCTGGACCTGGACCCTCAGAACAGGAG GATGATGCGCAGGACCAGAGTGGGCGGAGAGAACCGCGTTTAG